A genome region from Variovorax paradoxus includes the following:
- a CDS encoding sterol desaturase family protein, whose amino-acid sequence MAQTFTSLSAPQVMLWGVLFFGGIYLCFGGLTWLLTKRVLPMLGIGRVLDPRPLQKGQLRRELGQSGVSVLIFGLGMVFPWGLLQLGWARLDGAAGWRQVALEIVALAVWNDVHFWVNHRLLHTRWLRRFHGPHHRSFVTTPWATYSFHPVEALMLGNVILLPMVVHDFSFWALASVPVFSLFFNCIGHSNYDFFTGVSYSHWFAASRRHHLHHAVHNGNYGFQFTFMDRLFGTRIAADAAEPLFQAFRSKHGATTAA is encoded by the coding sequence ATGGCGCAGACCTTCACTTCGTTGTCCGCTCCGCAGGTCATGCTGTGGGGCGTGCTTTTTTTCGGCGGCATCTACCTCTGCTTCGGCGGCCTTACCTGGCTGCTGACGAAGCGCGTGCTGCCCATGCTGGGCATCGGGCGCGTGCTCGATCCGCGGCCCCTGCAGAAGGGCCAGCTGCGGCGCGAGCTGGGGCAGTCGGGTGTGTCGGTGCTCATCTTCGGCCTGGGCATGGTGTTTCCGTGGGGCTTGCTGCAGCTGGGCTGGGCGCGGCTCGATGGCGCAGCGGGGTGGCGGCAGGTCGCGCTTGAGATCGTGGCGCTCGCGGTCTGGAACGACGTGCATTTCTGGGTCAACCACCGCCTGCTGCACACGCGTTGGCTGCGGCGTTTCCACGGGCCGCATCATCGTTCGTTCGTGACCACGCCGTGGGCCACCTACAGCTTCCACCCGGTCGAGGCGCTGATGCTGGGCAACGTGATCCTGTTGCCGATGGTGGTGCACGACTTCAGCTTCTGGGCGCTTGCCTCGGTGCCGGTGTTCAGCCTGTTCTTCAATTGCATCGGGCATTCGAACTACGACTTCTTCACGGGCGTGTCGTACAGCCACTGGTTCGCGGCGAGCCGCCGGCACCACCTGCACCACGCCGTGCACAACGGCAACTACGGCTTCCAGTTCACCTTCATGGACCGGCTGTTCGGCACGCGCATCGCGGCCGATGCGGCGGAACCGCTCTTCCAGGCTTTTCGCAGCAAGCATGGCGCCACGACCGCGGCCTGA